In a single window of the Sphingosinicella microcystinivorans genome:
- a CDS encoding [protein-PII] uridylyltransferase, producing MTDRFHRVTDRRAIIDRREVAEVLASIPADRAAAVGVLRVALAGARAELKRRLEAAPYKGLELANGHAFLTDQLVRLVFDFATQRLYPASNPSAAERIAVCAVGGYGRAEMAPFSDVDILFLTAQKSTGWIEQVVETMLYTLWDLGLKVGHATRSIADVVRLSREDVTIRTAMLEARYVWGDEALYDEANARFLKEVVSGTERDFTQAKLAEREARHTRMGDSRYVVEPNIKEGKGGLRDLHTLFWIGKYVFRVERAAELVDKGLLTPREYRQFNKAENFLWAVRINLHDIAKRAEERLTFDMQRELAARLNYHDRAGMSAVERFMRHYFLIARQVGDLTGLFLSHLEETYAESRIRLPSVRRAPRKLNGFTVQRGRLGVPGDDFFAKDPVRLIEMFALAEKHELEIHPQAMRQAGRDAKLIDAAVRRDPRANALFMDVLTSRRAPDTVLRWMNEAGVFGRFVPDFGRVVARMQYDMYHHYTVDEHTIRAIGLLARIESGELAAEHPTSAVIIHQIASRRVIYVAVLLHDIAKGRGGDHSVLGADVALALCPRLGLTPAETETVSWLVRYHLLMSETATRRDLSDFKTIQDFVAVVQDVERLRLLMVLTVVDIRAVGPGRWTEWKAQLLRDLYVAAEEMLRLGHQQRGRAERIAAKKEDLKAALGWSDRVFNAHAKRFFDSYWVAEPAASLLANARQIAEAKDEISVAMTCDDALGATQVSVYAPDHPGLFYRIAGGITLCGANIVDARIHTTRDGMAIDNLVVQTPEGRVLEEAHALDRLKTTIIEAASGQVKLAERLAARPLARHRADVFKVEPNVLADNKASNRYTVIEVHALDRPALLYGLTRTLFDARLSISSAHIATYGERAVDVFYVTDLTGDKIENAQRLKAITRKLLAVASGETEAKAAA from the coding sequence ATGACCGACCGTTTCCACCGCGTCACCGACCGCCGCGCGATCATCGACCGCCGCGAGGTCGCCGAGGTGCTGGCCTCGATTCCCGCCGACCGCGCCGCCGCCGTCGGCGTGCTGCGCGTCGCGCTCGCGGGCGCGCGCGCCGAGCTGAAGCGTCGGCTTGAAGCCGCGCCCTACAAGGGACTCGAACTCGCGAACGGCCACGCCTTCCTCACCGATCAACTGGTGCGGCTGGTCTTCGATTTCGCGACGCAGCGCCTCTACCCGGCGAGCAACCCGAGCGCCGCCGAGCGCATCGCCGTGTGCGCCGTGGGCGGCTACGGCCGCGCCGAGATGGCGCCGTTCTCGGACGTCGACATCCTGTTCCTCACCGCGCAGAAATCCACCGGCTGGATCGAGCAGGTCGTCGAGACGATGCTCTACACGCTGTGGGACCTCGGGCTGAAGGTCGGCCACGCAACGCGCTCCATCGCCGATGTCGTGCGCCTGTCGCGCGAGGACGTGACGATCCGCACCGCCATGCTGGAGGCGCGCTACGTGTGGGGCGACGAGGCGCTCTACGACGAGGCGAACGCGCGGTTCCTGAAGGAGGTCGTCTCCGGCACCGAGCGCGACTTCACGCAGGCCAAGCTCGCCGAGCGCGAGGCGCGGCACACGCGCATGGGGGACAGCCGCTACGTCGTCGAGCCCAACATCAAGGAGGGCAAGGGCGGGCTTCGCGACCTGCACACCCTGTTCTGGATCGGCAAGTACGTGTTCCGCGTGGAGCGCGCGGCCGAACTCGTCGACAAGGGGCTGCTGACGCCCCGCGAGTACCGCCAGTTCAACAAGGCCGAGAACTTCCTGTGGGCGGTGCGCATCAACCTGCACGACATCGCGAAGCGCGCCGAGGAGCGGCTGACCTTCGACATGCAGCGCGAGCTCGCGGCGCGGCTCAACTACCACGACCGCGCGGGCATGTCGGCGGTCGAGCGCTTCATGCGCCACTATTTCCTGATCGCGCGGCAGGTCGGCGACCTCACCGGCCTGTTCCTCTCGCACCTCGAGGAGACCTACGCGGAAAGCCGCATCCGCCTGCCGAGCGTGCGCCGCGCGCCCCGGAAGCTGAACGGCTTCACCGTGCAGCGCGGTCGCCTCGGCGTGCCGGGCGACGATTTCTTCGCGAAGGACCCGGTGCGGCTCATCGAGATGTTCGCGCTCGCCGAGAAGCACGAGCTTGAAATCCATCCGCAGGCGATGCGGCAGGCCGGGCGCGACGCGAAGCTGATCGACGCCGCCGTGCGGCGCGACCCGCGCGCCAACGCGCTGTTCATGGACGTGCTCACCAGCCGCCGCGCGCCCGACACGGTGCTGCGCTGGATGAACGAGGCGGGCGTGTTCGGCCGCTTCGTTCCCGATTTCGGCCGCGTCGTCGCGCGGATGCAATACGACATGTACCACCACTACACGGTGGACGAGCACACGATCCGCGCCATCGGCCTGCTCGCGCGCATCGAGAGCGGCGAACTCGCGGCCGAGCACCCGACGAGCGCTGTCATCATCCACCAGATCGCCTCGCGCCGGGTGATCTACGTGGCGGTGCTGCTGCACGACATCGCCAAGGGGCGCGGCGGCGACCACAGCGTGCTCGGCGCCGATGTCGCGCTGGCGCTCTGCCCGCGCCTCGGCCTCACGCCCGCCGAGACCGAGACCGTCTCGTGGCTGGTGCGCTATCACCTGCTGATGTCGGAGACCGCGACGCGCCGCGACCTTTCGGACTTCAAGACGATCCAGGACTTCGTCGCAGTCGTGCAGGACGTCGAGCGGCTGCGGCTGCTGATGGTGCTCACCGTCGTCGACATCCGCGCGGTCGGGCCCGGCCGCTGGACGGAGTGGAAGGCGCAGCTGCTGCGTGACCTCTATGTCGCCGCCGAGGAGATGCTGCGCCTCGGCCACCAGCAGCGCGGCCGCGCCGAGCGCATCGCCGCCAAGAAGGAAGACCTCAAGGCCGCGCTCGGCTGGAGCGACCGCGTCTTCAACGCGCACGCGAAGCGGTTCTTCGACAGCTACTGGGTCGCCGAGCCCGCGGCGTCGCTGCTCGCGAACGCGCGGCAGATCGCCGAGGCGAAGGACGAGATTTCCGTGGCGATGACCTGTGACGACGCGCTCGGCGCGACGCAGGTGTCGGTGTACGCGCCCGACCATCCGGGCCTGTTCTACCGGATTGCGGGCGGCATCACGCTGTGCGGCGCGAACATCGTCGACGCGCGCATCCACACGACGCGCGACGGCATGGCGATCGACAACCTCGTCGTGCAGACGCCCGAGGGCCGCGTGCTGGAGGAAGCCCATGCGCTCGACCGGCTGAAGACGACGATCATCGAGGCGGCCTCGGGGCAGGTGAAACTCGCCGAGCGGCTGGCCGCGCGGCCGCTTGCCCGGCACCGCGCCGACGTGTTCAAGGTGGAGCCGAACGTGCTCGCCGACAACAAGGCCTCGAACCGCTACACGGTGATCGAGGTGCACGCGCTCGACCGGCCGGCGCTGCTCTACGGGCTCACACGCACATTGTTCGACGCGCGGCTTTCGATCAGCTCGGCGCATATCGCCACCTACGGCGAGCGCGCGGTCGACGTTTTCTACGTGACCGATCTCACCGGCGACAAGATCGAGAACGCGCAGCGCCTCAAGGCCATCACGCGCAAGCTGCTGGCGGTGGCCTCGGGCGAGACCGAAGCGAAGGCGGCCGCCTGA
- the mutS gene encoding DNA mismatch repair protein MutS, which yields MMEQYLALKAEAGDSLLFFRMGDFYEMFFQDAVAAAGALDIALTKRGQHMGEDIPMCGVPAHSHETYLARLISKGFRVAIAEQVEDPAEAKKRGAKSVVRRAVIRVVTPGTLTEESLLDARSANRLAAVGEAEGRMGLAWCDLSSGEFMTAPVDAALVGAELARLRPAELLIADGREAPSGHLVAVRPRGDFDSTAGERKLCRRFDVGTLGGFGAFTRAELAAAGALLAFVEATQKDAAVRLRPPARHLPESAMLIDAATRASLELAETMAGSRKGSLLDCIDLTVTGAGARRLAADLAAPLTDPETIASRLDLVGWFVGAPTLRERVRAALKRIADIERALGRLAAGRGSPRDLGLLRDALSGALDLKRLLSENELGVPAMLADCLERIGPHGALVEGLAAALVPEPGFSVSDGGFIAEGFDPALDELRGLAQDGRRHIAALEARYREATGIAALKIRHNNVLGYHVEVSARHADPLMAADSGFTHRQTLAGVVRFNSVDLADLAARIAEASTKALAAEAAHFVALRETVLGEAEAAGETAAALARIDVAAALAELAARGGWVRPEVDASTAFEIRGGRHPVVEAALGAKREAFVANDCDLGPDRRLWLLTGPNMAGKSTFLRQNALLAVLAQTGSFVPAQSAHIGVVDRLFSRVGASDNLAEGRSTFMVEMVETAAILRQATARSLVILDEVGRGTSTYDGLAIAWAVVESVHDSLASRCLFATHYHELTVLADRLAAVHLATVKVREWKGELVFLHEVIAGAADRSYGLAVARLAGLPELVTHRASEVLARLEQGKAKTGGIAAGLGDLPLFSAAAPATPARDALRDALAALRPDEMSPRAALDALYDLKRLADGG from the coding sequence ATGATGGAGCAATATCTCGCGCTGAAGGCAGAGGCCGGGGACAGCCTGCTGTTCTTCCGCATGGGCGATTTCTACGAGATGTTCTTTCAGGACGCTGTCGCGGCGGCCGGCGCGCTCGACATCGCGCTCACCAAGCGCGGCCAGCACATGGGCGAGGACATCCCGATGTGCGGCGTCCCCGCGCACAGCCACGAGACGTACCTCGCGCGGCTGATTTCGAAGGGCTTCCGCGTCGCCATCGCCGAGCAGGTCGAGGACCCGGCGGAGGCGAAGAAGCGCGGCGCGAAATCGGTGGTGCGCCGCGCCGTGATCCGCGTCGTCACGCCCGGCACGCTCACCGAGGAAAGCCTGCTCGACGCGCGCAGCGCCAACCGGCTCGCCGCGGTCGGCGAGGCGGAGGGACGCATGGGCCTCGCGTGGTGCGATCTCTCCTCGGGCGAGTTCATGACCGCGCCGGTCGATGCCGCGCTCGTCGGCGCGGAGCTGGCGCGGCTGCGCCCGGCAGAGCTTCTGATCGCGGACGGCAGGGAGGCGCCCTCCGGGCATCTCGTTGCCGTGCGCCCGCGCGGCGACTTCGACAGCACGGCGGGCGAGCGCAAGCTCTGCCGCCGCTTCGACGTCGGCACGCTGGGCGGCTTCGGCGCCTTCACGCGCGCTGAGCTTGCGGCGGCGGGGGCGCTGCTCGCGTTCGTCGAGGCGACGCAGAAAGATGCCGCCGTGCGCCTGCGCCCGCCGGCGCGGCACCTCCCCGAAAGCGCCATGCTGATCGACGCGGCGACGCGCGCCAGCCTCGAACTCGCCGAGACCATGGCGGGCAGCCGCAAGGGCTCGCTGCTTGATTGCATCGACCTCACCGTCACCGGCGCGGGTGCGCGCCGCCTTGCCGCCGACCTCGCCGCGCCGCTCACCGATCCCGAAACCATCGCGAGCCGTCTCGATCTCGTCGGCTGGTTCGTCGGCGCGCCCACGCTGCGCGAGCGCGTCCGCGCCGCCTTGAAGCGCATCGCCGACATCGAGCGCGCGCTCGGCCGCCTCGCTGCCGGGCGCGGCAGCCCGCGCGACCTCGGCCTGCTGCGCGATGCGCTGTCGGGCGCGCTCGACCTCAAGCGGCTGCTTTCGGAAAACGAACTCGGCGTGCCGGCGATGCTGGCGGACTGTCTTGAACGCATCGGGCCGCACGGCGCGCTCGTCGAGGGCCTTGCCGCCGCGCTCGTGCCCGAGCCGGGCTTCTCCGTGTCCGACGGCGGCTTCATCGCGGAGGGCTTCGACCCCGCGCTCGACGAGCTGCGCGGGCTCGCGCAGGACGGCCGCCGCCACATCGCGGCGCTGGAGGCGCGCTACCGCGAGGCGACCGGGATCGCCGCGCTCAAGATCCGCCACAACAACGTGCTCGGCTATCACGTCGAGGTCTCGGCGCGCCATGCCGACCCGCTGATGGCGGCGGACAGCGGCTTCACGCACCGGCAGACGCTCGCGGGCGTTGTGCGCTTCAACAGCGTCGACCTAGCCGATCTCGCCGCGCGCATCGCCGAGGCGTCGACGAAGGCGCTCGCCGCAGAGGCCGCGCATTTCGTGGCGCTGCGCGAAACGGTGCTCGGGGAAGCGGAGGCCGCCGGGGAAACCGCCGCGGCGCTCGCGCGCATCGACGTCGCGGCGGCGCTCGCCGAGCTTGCCGCGCGCGGCGGCTGGGTGCGGCCCGAGGTGGACGCGAGCACCGCCTTCGAGATTCGCGGCGGGCGGCATCCGGTCGTCGAGGCGGCACTCGGGGCGAAGCGCGAGGCGTTCGTCGCCAACGACTGCGACCTCGGGCCGGACCGGCGGCTGTGGCTGCTCACCGGCCCCAACATGGCGGGCAAATCGACCTTCCTGCGCCAGAACGCGCTGCTCGCCGTGCTCGCGCAGACGGGCAGTTTCGTGCCCGCGCAGTCGGCGCATATCGGCGTCGTCGACCGGCTGTTCAGCCGCGTCGGCGCGTCGGACAATCTCGCCGAGGGGCGTTCGACCTTCATGGTCGAGATGGTCGAGACCGCGGCGATCCTGCGGCAGGCGACGGCGCGCTCGCTCGTCATCCTCGACGAGGTCGGGCGCGGCACCTCCACCTACGACGGCCTCGCCATCGCGTGGGCGGTGGTGGAGTCGGTGCACGACAGCCTCGCCAGCCGCTGCCTGTTCGCGACGCACTACCACGAGCTGACCGTGCTCGCCGACCGGCTCGCCGCCGTGCATCTCGCCACGGTGAAGGTGCGCGAATGGAAGGGCGAGCTCGTGTTCCTGCACGAGGTGATCGCAGGCGCGGCCGACCGCAGCTACGGCCTCGCCGTCGCGCGCCTTGCCGGGCTGCCGGAACTCGTCACGCACCGCGCGTCCGAGGTGCTCGCCCGGCTGGAGCAGGGCAAGGCGAAGACCGGCGGCATCGCCGCGGGGCTCGGCGACCTGCCGCTGTTCAGCGCCGCCGCGCCGGCGACACCGGCGCGCGACGCGCTGCGCGATGCGCTCGCGGCGCTGCGGCCGGACGAGATGAGCCCGCGCGCCGCGCTCGATGCGCTCTACGACCTCAAGCGCTTGGCAGACGGCGGCTGA
- a CDS encoding NADP-dependent malic enzyme translates to MSKGSSVKFSDQEALQFHSQGRPGKIEIIASKPMATQRDLSLAYSPGVAVPVEAIAADPVLAYDYTAKGNLVAVISNGTAILGLGNLGALAAKPVMEGKAVLFKRFADVDAIDIELASEDVDQLVNAISLMEPSFGGINLEDIASPDCFIIESRLREMMNIPVFHDDQHGTAIISSAGLINALRITGKSIKDVKMVVNGAGAAAIACAELIIAMGMPRTNVRMCDREGVIHKDRTNLNQWKSAYAIETEERTLLDAMQGADVFLGLSAAGAVTPEMVKAMAPNPIIFAMANPTPEILPEDAHAVRSDAIIATGRSDYPNQVNNVLGFPYIFRGALDVRATTINEEMKIAAAEALADLARETVPDEVAIAYGKQPVFGPEYIIPAPFDPRLIEAIPLAVARAAMKTGVAQRPIIDEEAYRTELRARLNPTTAVLSNSYDAAKANPKRIVFAEGEEEIVLRAAMTIKSAGYGIPVLVGRDDRVTEGLRRLGVEDAASFEIHNSRISPLVPGMAEHLYRRLQRKGVLYRDAQRMVNQDRNVFGALLVALGHGDVLVTGVTRHFSQTLSQVQQVIDPAPRHIPFGIHLVVGRSDSFLIADTTVNERPTAEQLADIAEQTASVARRMGKTPRVAFLSYSNFGNPPGEITGVLRDAVAVLDDRRVGFEYEGEMSADVALNRDMAKLYPFSRLTGPANVLIMPGLHSANISAKLLKELGGGRVFGPLLMGMSKPVQIVPMTSTTSDLVTMSVLAASGVVD, encoded by the coding sequence TTGTCAAAAGGCAGTTCGGTCAAGTTCAGCGATCAGGAAGCCCTGCAATTCCATTCGCAGGGCCGCCCGGGCAAGATCGAGATCATCGCATCGAAGCCGATGGCGACGCAGCGCGACCTCAGCCTCGCCTACTCCCCGGGCGTCGCCGTGCCGGTGGAGGCGATCGCCGCCGATCCCGTGCTCGCCTACGACTACACCGCCAAGGGCAACCTCGTCGCCGTCATCTCCAACGGCACCGCCATCCTCGGCCTCGGCAACCTCGGCGCGCTCGCCGCGAAGCCGGTGATGGAGGGCAAGGCCGTGCTGTTCAAGCGCTTCGCCGACGTCGACGCCATCGACATCGAGCTGGCGAGCGAGGACGTCGACCAGCTCGTGAACGCCATCTCGCTGATGGAGCCGAGCTTCGGCGGCATCAACCTCGAGGACATCGCCTCGCCCGACTGCTTCATCATCGAGAGCCGCCTGCGCGAGATGATGAACATCCCGGTGTTCCACGACGACCAGCACGGCACCGCGATCATCTCGTCGGCGGGCCTCATCAACGCGCTCAGGATCACCGGCAAGTCGATCAAGGACGTGAAGATGGTGGTGAACGGCGCGGGCGCCGCCGCCATCGCCTGCGCCGAGCTCATCATCGCGATGGGGATGCCCCGCACCAACGTGCGCATGTGCGACCGCGAGGGCGTGATCCACAAGGACCGCACCAACCTCAACCAGTGGAAGTCCGCCTACGCCATCGAAACCGAGGAGCGCACGCTGCTCGACGCCATGCAGGGCGCCGACGTATTCCTCGGCCTCTCCGCCGCGGGCGCGGTGACGCCGGAGATGGTGAAGGCGATGGCGCCCAACCCGATCATCTTCGCGATGGCGAACCCGACCCCGGAGATCCTGCCGGAGGACGCGCACGCCGTCCGCTCCGACGCGATCATCGCGACGGGCCGCTCGGACTATCCGAACCAGGTCAACAACGTCCTCGGCTTCCCCTACATCTTCCGCGGCGCGCTCGACGTGCGCGCGACGACGATCAACGAGGAGATGAAGATCGCCGCCGCCGAGGCGCTCGCCGACCTCGCGCGCGAGACCGTGCCCGACGAGGTCGCCATCGCCTACGGCAAGCAGCCGGTGTTCGGCCCCGAGTACATCATCCCGGCGCCGTTCGACCCGCGCCTCATCGAGGCGATCCCGCTCGCCGTCGCGCGCGCCGCGATGAAGACCGGCGTCGCGCAGCGCCCGATCATCGACGAGGAGGCCTACCGCACCGAGCTGCGCGCGCGGCTCAACCCGACGACCGCCGTGCTTTCGAACAGCTACGACGCCGCGAAAGCCAACCCCAAGCGCATCGTCTTCGCCGAGGGCGAGGAGGAGATCGTGCTGCGCGCGGCGATGACGATCAAGAGCGCCGGCTACGGCATCCCCGTGCTCGTCGGCCGCGACGACCGCGTGACGGAGGGGCTGAGGCGGCTCGGCGTCGAGGACGCCGCCAGCTTCGAGATCCACAACAGCCGCATCAGCCCGCTGGTGCCCGGCATGGCCGAGCATCTCTACCGGCGCCTCCAGCGCAAGGGCGTGCTCTACCGCGACGCGCAGCGCATGGTGAACCAGGACCGCAACGTCTTCGGCGCGCTGCTCGTCGCGCTCGGCCACGGCGACGTGCTCGTCACCGGCGTCACCCGCCATTTCAGCCAGACGCTGAGCCAGGTGCAGCAGGTGATCGACCCGGCGCCGCGCCACATCCCCTTCGGCATCCATCTCGTCGTCGGCCGCTCCGACAGCTTCCTCATCGCCGACACGACGGTGAACGAGCGCCCGACCGCCGAGCAGCTCGCCGACATCGCCGAGCAGACCGCGAGCGTCGCCCGCCGCATGGGAAAGACGCCGCGCGTCGCCTTCCTCTCCTATTCGAACTTCGGCAACCCGCCGGGCGAGATCACCGGCGTGCTGCGCGACGCCGTCGCCGTGCTCGACGACCGCCGCGTCGGCTTCGAGTACGAGGGCGAGATGTCCGCCGACGTCGCGCTCAACCGCGACATGGCGAAGCTCTATCCGTTCAGCCGCCTCACCGGCCCCGCCAACGTGCTGATCATGCCCGGCCTCCATTCGGCGAACATCTCCGCCAAGCTGCTGAAGGAGCTTGGCGGCGGCCGCGTGTTCGGGCCGCTGCTGATGGGCATGTCGAAGCCGGTGCAGATCGTGCCGATGACCTCGACGACGAGCGACCTCGTGACGATGTCGGTGCTCGCCGCCAGCGGCGTCGTCGACTAG
- a CDS encoding alpha/beta hydrolase, translating into MLRPPLLFIHGMWSTPHVWDWFADRYRAAGHAVHVPALPYHDVDPAEPPSPILASIGVQDYADAVAAVVRTLPESPVIVGHSMGGMLAQKVAEATGARGLMLLSPAPTAETQSISLAPLRTVFGIAVKRQWWKQPTKIDAEHARWGIFNEVPYDIANAEIAKLVWDSGRVLFQISMPWADKTRAARVDYGKLSMPALVVVGDRDRITPISVARATARALTGHTDYREIVGAGHWLFHDPIRERVAAEMDAFLKTLG; encoded by the coding sequence ATGTTGAGGCCGCCGCTTCTGTTCATCCACGGCATGTGGTCGACGCCGCACGTGTGGGACTGGTTCGCCGATCGCTACCGCGCCGCCGGTCACGCCGTCCATGTGCCCGCGCTGCCCTACCACGACGTCGATCCCGCCGAGCCGCCGTCGCCGATTCTCGCCAGCATCGGCGTGCAGGACTATGCGGACGCCGTCGCCGCGGTGGTGCGCACGCTGCCCGAAAGCCCGGTGATCGTCGGCCACTCGATGGGCGGCATGCTCGCCCAGAAGGTGGCGGAGGCGACCGGCGCGCGCGGGCTCATGCTGCTCTCCCCGGCGCCGACCGCGGAAACCCAGAGCATTTCGCTCGCGCCGCTGCGCACCGTGTTCGGAATCGCGGTGAAGCGCCAGTGGTGGAAGCAGCCGACGAAGATCGACGCCGAGCACGCCCGCTGGGGCATCTTCAACGAGGTGCCCTACGACATCGCCAATGCGGAGATCGCGAAGCTGGTGTGGGACTCGGGCCGCGTGCTGTTCCAGATCTCCATGCCCTGGGCCGACAAGACGCGTGCGGCGCGGGTGGACTACGGCAAGCTTTCGATGCCCGCGCTGGTCGTCGTCGGCGACCGCGACCGCATCACCCCCATCTCCGTCGCCCGCGCGACGGCCCGCGCGCTCACCGGCCACACCGACTACCGCGAGATCGTGGGCGCCGGGCACTGGCTGTTCCACGATCCCATCCGCGAAAGGGTCGCGGCGGAGATGGACGCCTTCCTGAAGACGCTCGGGTAG
- a CDS encoding cupin domain-containing protein: MPKLDLDAVPEVCRTGYPAPYDAAVAGRHYRRLAGPGGLTDFGVNLCRLEPGAWSSQRHWHSREDEFAIVLSGEAVLVTNAGETVMRPGDCAAFPKGDGDAHHFVNRSDADAVLLVVGSDFADDTCTYPDIDMHLPRNGGSFTRKDGTPY, from the coding sequence ATGCCGAAACTCGATCTCGATGCCGTCCCCGAAGTGTGCCGCACCGGTTATCCCGCGCCCTACGACGCTGCCGTCGCGGGCCGTCATTACCGGCGCCTTGCGGGGCCGGGCGGGCTCACCGATTTCGGCGTCAATCTCTGCCGCCTCGAACCCGGCGCGTGGTCGAGCCAGCGCCACTGGCACAGCCGGGAGGACGAGTTCGCCATCGTGCTCTCGGGCGAGGCGGTGCTGGTGACGAACGCGGGCGAGACCGTGATGCGCCCCGGCGACTGCGCGGCCTTCCCCAAGGGCGACGGCGACGCGCACCACTTCGTGAACCGGTCGGACGCGGACGCCGTGCTGCTCGTCGTCGGCAGCGACTTCGCCGACGACACGTGCACCTATCCCGACATCGACATGCACCTGCCGCGCAACGGCGGGTCGTTCACGCGCAAGGACGGCACGCCGTATTGA
- the dapE gene encoding succinyl-diaminopimelate desuccinylase yields the protein MSAAIDPLALARALIHCPSITPRDEGAQAVLAEALEAIGFKVWRHVWGEAPDGPVHNLFARIGGGGPHFAFAGHTDVVPVGNRDGWSVEPFAAEVRDGQLVGRGAADMKGAIAAFVAAAAENRPATGSISLVITGDEEGPAVFGTKPLLDWMEATGNVPDHCLVGEPTSRHRLGDMVKIGRRGSVNVWIRVTGAQGHVAYPHMADNPVRHLVNILHALQARELDTGNAWFDPSNLEITDIAVGNPAVNMIPAQAEARLNIRFNDAHTGAGLVQWIEKVAARETAGAGVEAKISGEAFLTEPGDFSALLADAIRAETGVETEFSTSGGTSDARFIRRLCPVVEFGLPGQSMHKTDEHVAVDDLHALTRIYGRILRDYFA from the coding sequence ATGTCCGCCGCCATCGACCCGCTCGCGCTCGCCCGCGCGCTCATCCACTGCCCCAGCATCACCCCGCGCGACGAGGGCGCGCAGGCCGTGCTCGCCGAGGCGCTGGAGGCGATCGGCTTCAAGGTCTGGCGGCACGTGTGGGGCGAGGCGCCCGACGGCCCGGTGCACAACCTCTTCGCGCGCATCGGCGGCGGTGGCCCGCATTTCGCCTTCGCCGGGCACACCGACGTGGTGCCGGTCGGCAATCGCGACGGCTGGTCCGTGGAGCCATTCGCCGCCGAGGTGCGCGACGGCCAGCTCGTCGGGCGCGGCGCGGCGGACATGAAGGGCGCCATCGCCGCGTTCGTCGCGGCGGCCGCCGAAAACCGCCCCGCGACGGGCTCGATCAGCCTCGTCATCACCGGCGACGAGGAGGGCCCGGCCGTGTTCGGCACCAAGCCCCTGCTCGACTGGATGGAGGCGACCGGCAACGTCCCCGACCATTGCCTCGTCGGCGAGCCGACCAGCCGCCACCGCCTCGGCGACATGGTGAAGATCGGGCGGCGCGGTTCGGTGAACGTGTGGATTCGCGTGACCGGCGCGCAGGGCCACGTCGCCTATCCGCACATGGCGGACAACCCGGTCCGCCACCTCGTCAACATCCTCCACGCGCTGCAGGCGCGCGAACTCGATACCGGCAACGCGTGGTTCGACCCGTCGAACCTCGAGATCACCGACATCGCCGTCGGCAACCCGGCGGTGAACATGATCCCCGCGCAGGCGGAAGCGCGGCTCAACATCCGCTTCAACGACGCGCACACGGGCGCGGGCCTCGTGCAGTGGATCGAGAAGGTCGCCGCGCGCGAAACCGCGGGCGCGGGCGTCGAGGCGAAGATCTCGGGCGAGGCGTTCCTCACCGAGCCCGGCGATTTCAGCGCCCTCCTCGCCGACGCGATCCGCGCCGAGACGGGCGTCGAGACGGAATTCTCGACGAGCGGCGGCACGTCGGACGCCCGCTTCATCCGCCGCCTGTGCCCGGTCGTCGAGTTCGGCCTGCCCGGCCAGTCGATGCACAAGACCGACGAGCACGTCGCGGTGGACGACCTCCACGCGCTCACCCGCATCTACGGGCGCATTTTGCGGGATTACTTCGCGTAA